The Populus nigra chromosome 19, ddPopNigr1.1, whole genome shotgun sequence genome includes a window with the following:
- the LOC133680305 gene encoding fructose-bisphosphate aldolase 1, chloroplastic produces the protein MASASLLKSSPVLDKSEFVKGQTLRLPSASIVRCRSTAPSSLTVRAGSYADELVKTAKTIASPGRGILAMDESNATCGKRLASIGLENTEANRQAYRTLLVTVPGLGNYVSGAILFEETLYQSTTDGKKMVDVLVEQKIVPGIKVDKGLVPLAGSNDESWCQGLDGLASRTAAYYQQGARFAKWRTVVSIPNGPSALAVKEAAWGLARYAAISQDNGLVPIVEPEILLDGEHGIERTFEVAQKVWAEVFYYMAENNVMFEGILLKPSMVTPGAECKDRATPDQVAEYTLKLLHRRIPPAVPGIMFLSGGQSEVEATLNLNAMNQSPNPWHVSFSYARALQNTCLKTWGGRPENVQAAQETLLIRAKANSLAQLGKYTGEGESDDAKKGMYVKNYSY, from the exons atggccTCAGCATCACTTCTCAAGTCATCACCAGTCCTTGACAAGTCTGAGTTTGTTAAGGGTCAGACCCTCCGCTTGCCCTCTGCCTCCATTGTCCGGTGCCGCTCCACCGCCCCTTCTTCCCTTACCGTTCGTGCTGGTTCTTATGCTGATGAGCTTGTCAAGACCGCG AAAACCATTGCATCTCCTGGTCGTGGTATTTTGGCCATGGATGAGTCCAATGCTACCTGTGGGAAACGTCTAGCCTCAATTGGGCTAGAGAACACTGAGGCTAACCGCCAGGCATACCGAACCCTTCTTGTGACAGTCCCTGGTCTTGGCAATTACGTCTCTGGTGCCATCCTTTTTGAGGAGACTCTCTACCAATCCACAACTGATGGCAAGAAGATGGTTGATGTTCTTGTTGAGCAGAAGATTGTTCCTGGTATCAAAGTCGACAAG GGTTTGGTGCCTCTAGCTGGTTCCAATGACGAGTCGTGGTGCCAAGGTCTTGATGGACTTGCCTCCCGCACAGCTGCTTACTACCAGCAGGGTGCTCGTTTCGCCAAATG GCGTACTGTTGTGAGCATTCCCAACGGCCCATCTGCCTTGGCAGTGAAGGAGGCTGCCTGGGGTCTTGCCCGCTATGCTGCCATTTCTCAA GACAACGGATTGGTCCCTATTGTGGAGCCAGAAATCTTACTTGATGGCGAGCATGGTATTGAGAGGACTTTTGAAGTAGCCCAGAAGGTGTGGGCTGAGGTTTTCTACTACATGGCAGAGAACAATGTCATGTTTGAGGGTATCCTCCTCAAGCCTAGTATGGTCACTCCTGGCGCTGAATGCAAGGACAGGGCCACCCCTGACCAAGTTGCTGAATACACCCTCAAGCTCCTCCACAGGAGAATCCCCCCAGCCGTCCCTGGAATCATG TTTTTGTCTGGTGGGCAATCTGAGGTCGAAGCAACCCTGAACCTCAACGCAATGAACCAATCTCCAAACCCATGGCACGTGTCATTCTCATATGCCAGAGCTCTCCAGAACACTTGTTTGAAAACATGGGGAGGCAGGCCAGAGAACGTTCAGGCAGCTCAGGAAACACTTCTCATCCGTGCCAAGGCCAACTCTCTTGCTCAGCTTGGCAAGTACACCGGTGAAGGAGAGTCAGATGATGCCAAGAAAGGAATGTACGTCAAGAACTACTCCTACTAA
- the LOC133679551 gene encoding uncharacterized protein LOC133679551 isoform X1: MPSLRILWFRINLTFILSIDVVFYISLAMNAGDNEMVEGSISSLLVDSLESNKNGDALSPEDVAWADSCLVKDDEISDGDWSSLKDVLLEILSLQPESHDSSEPGTDDLPRAADVLMLPSDEAVNLQSSVVIDNEVATINKELEMKSRGFPINEETDVSSSQLFQGDFSETSLKHAFSPNYKEDDDSKMSQPDGSGFDMAFSAYDTEPSTEDIFKVWDLGIPDEEDELVKQLNKALSENPVHSTPPSDDSGVLKDLKEESLDSLINGIAELSLDQHS, from the coding sequence ATGCCTTCTCTTCGGATTTTGTGGTTCCGCATTAACCTGACTTTTATCTTGTCTATTGACGTTGTTTTCTACATATCTTTAGCCATGAATGCTGGTGATAATGAGATGGTAGAAGGCTccatttcttctcttcttgttgatTCGTTGGAGTCTAATAAGAATGGAGATGCACTTTCACCTGAAGATGTAGCTTGGGCTGATTCTTGCCTTgttaaagatgatgaaatttcaGATGGTGACTGGAGTTCTCTGAAAGATGTCTTGTTAGAAATTCTTAGTCTGCAGCCAGAATCACACGATTCTTCTGAACCTGGAACTGATGATTTGCCTAGAGCAGCTGATGTTCTGATGCTTCCTTCCGATGAAGCAGTAAATTTACAGTCATCTGTAGTAATTGACAATGAGGTTGCTACAATTAATAAAGAACTAGAAATGAAAAGCAGAGGTTTTCCAATCAATGAGGAGACTGATGTTTCATCATCACAGCTTTTTCAGGGAGATTTCTCAGAAACTTCTCTCAAACATGCCTTTTCACCTAATTACAAGGAAGATGATGACTCAAAAATGAGCCAGCCAGATGGTTCAGGATTTGACATGGCCTTTTCAGCATATGATACGGAGCCATCAACTGAGGATATCTTTAAGGTTTGGGATTTGGGCATTCCAGATGAGGAAGATGAACTTGTTAAACAGCTGAACAAGGCCCTCTCTGAAAATCCCGTTCACTCCACACCACCATCTGATGATTCAGGCGTGTTGAAAGATTTGAAAGAGGAGTCACTTGATTCTTTGATTAATGGCATTGCAGAACTATCTTTGGATCAACACTCTTGA
- the LOC133679551 gene encoding uncharacterized protein LOC133679551 isoform X2 produces MNAGDNEMVEGSISSLLVDSLESNKNGDALSPEDVAWADSCLVKDDEISDGDWSSLKDVLLEILSLQPESHDSSEPGTDDLPRAADVLMLPSDEAVNLQSSVVIDNEVATINKELEMKSRGFPINEETDVSSSQLFQGDFSETSLKHAFSPNYKEDDDSKMSQPDGSGFDMAFSAYDTEPSTEDIFKVWDLGIPDEEDELVKQLNKALSENPVHSTPPSDDSGVLKDLKEESLDSLINGIAELSLDQHS; encoded by the coding sequence ATGAATGCTGGTGATAATGAGATGGTAGAAGGCTccatttcttctcttcttgttgatTCGTTGGAGTCTAATAAGAATGGAGATGCACTTTCACCTGAAGATGTAGCTTGGGCTGATTCTTGCCTTgttaaagatgatgaaatttcaGATGGTGACTGGAGTTCTCTGAAAGATGTCTTGTTAGAAATTCTTAGTCTGCAGCCAGAATCACACGATTCTTCTGAACCTGGAACTGATGATTTGCCTAGAGCAGCTGATGTTCTGATGCTTCCTTCCGATGAAGCAGTAAATTTACAGTCATCTGTAGTAATTGACAATGAGGTTGCTACAATTAATAAAGAACTAGAAATGAAAAGCAGAGGTTTTCCAATCAATGAGGAGACTGATGTTTCATCATCACAGCTTTTTCAGGGAGATTTCTCAGAAACTTCTCTCAAACATGCCTTTTCACCTAATTACAAGGAAGATGATGACTCAAAAATGAGCCAGCCAGATGGTTCAGGATTTGACATGGCCTTTTCAGCATATGATACGGAGCCATCAACTGAGGATATCTTTAAGGTTTGGGATTTGGGCATTCCAGATGAGGAAGATGAACTTGTTAAACAGCTGAACAAGGCCCTCTCTGAAAATCCCGTTCACTCCACACCACCATCTGATGATTCAGGCGTGTTGAAAGATTTGAAAGAGGAGTCACTTGATTCTTTGATTAATGGCATTGCAGAACTATCTTTGGATCAACACTCTTGA